One window from the genome of Acuticoccus sp. I52.16.1 encodes:
- a CDS encoding L,D-transpeptidase encodes MNRRNFTLGLGAVALGGCQMSPQTAVVSPQRTTIPPEVIAMYGPRPNERFPIPAVDLSKIEPQFWRREVPDPTGERTGTIVVDTGARYLYLVREGGRAIRYGVGIGRDGFSWNGDATIPFKREWPTWTPPAEMIAREPDLEQYRDGMEPGLGNPLGARALYLFQNGRDTLYRLHGTQEAYSIGRAVSSGCVRLINQDIIDLYDRVPNGSRVVVRPPSNPLTA; translated from the coding sequence ATGAACCGACGCAACTTCACCCTCGGCCTCGGCGCGGTGGCGCTCGGCGGCTGCCAGATGTCGCCGCAGACGGCGGTGGTCTCGCCGCAGCGCACGACGATCCCGCCCGAGGTGATCGCGATGTACGGCCCGCGCCCGAACGAGCGCTTCCCGATCCCGGCGGTGGACCTGTCGAAGATCGAGCCGCAGTTCTGGCGGCGCGAGGTCCCCGATCCGACCGGCGAGCGGACCGGCACGATCGTCGTCGATACCGGCGCTCGCTACCTCTACCTCGTGCGCGAGGGGGGGCGGGCGATCCGCTACGGCGTCGGCATCGGGCGTGACGGGTTCTCATGGAACGGCGACGCGACGATCCCCTTCAAGCGCGAGTGGCCGACGTGGACGCCGCCGGCGGAGATGATCGCGCGCGAGCCGGACCTGGAGCAGTACCGCGACGGGATGGAGCCGGGCCTCGGCAACCCGCTGGGAGCGCGCGCGCTCTACCTCTTCCAGAACGGGCGCGACACCCTCTACCGCCTCCACGGCACGCAGGAGGCCTACTCGATCGGCCGCGCCGTCTCGTCGGGCTGCGTGCGGCTCATCAACCAGGACATCATCGACCTCTACGACCGGGTGCCCAACGGCAGCCGCGTGGTCGTCCGCCCGCCGAGCAACCCGCTGACGGCCTAG